From the genome of Pelosinus fermentans DSM 17108:
CCGAAGTTATGGAATATCTCCGAGTCTATAGCTGTACTTATTGTATTATAAAATTCTAAAACTTCCAACCGTCCCGATGGTATCAAGCCCTGTATATTATTTTCATTATATTGGGAAATAATCAATTTCATAGGCTTACCCTCCAGAAGATCTGTAAGCCTTCTAATATCCTCTGCCTTGCCATTGAAGTCCCTAAACAGCATATATCGTATCCGCACCTTTACACCAAAGGCTATTGCATAATCGGTTGCAGCCTGAATAATCTTATACATGCTGTACCTTTCGGTCATGGGAATAATCAGACGTCTTTGATCATCAGAAGATGCATGAAGAGAAATATTCAAGCGGATAGAAATATCAGTTCCCTGAAAGTCTTTGATTAGTTCATATATTTTCGGAACAATTCCTACCGTAGCCAGCTCAAAATGACTGATACCTAAGCGGGAGCGCATCACCAGAATCGCAGCCTTTACCTGTTCATAGTTTAGCAGCGGTTCCCCCATACCAGCAAAAACCACTGCATCAATTGGTACAGTCCGGGCATTTTCACGGGTTGAATTACATACATCTACCTGTCCGACGATTTCCTTCATAGAAAGATTTCTTGTGAATCCCTGCTTTCCTGTAGCGCAAAACCTGCATCCCATGCCGCATCCAACCTGGGAGGAGACACAGACCGTATTGTGAAAAGTCAATTGACGCTTTTCATCAAACATGTATAGCGTTTCTATCGTGTTTCCGTCCTCCAACTCCATTAAGTACTTTTCGGAATGATCTTGGCCGATTCGTTTTCGTAATACCTTCATATGTCATCCTCCAGTAATAGAACTGATATTAGCAACAGAGAAATTTTCTTACTGCAATTACAGCGGCGGGACTGCACAGGATTTGTATCTGCTGTCCTTTTAATCAATATAATATTGACACCTGTATGGTAAAGTATTCAATTATTTCAATTTTACTATAAAACCACCCATGCTTATATATAAAAAAACTATCAATTGTTGTACTATTTTTTACAAGGTCTTGGCAAGCTTACCTGGACAGCCTCCGAAATCTGTCCCTTCTTCTGCCGACTTTTTCAGTGGTTTTTAACGTCCCAAAGTGTCACATGTGCCATCACTGTCCTATGAATTGGACGTGACGATAGAAATTACCGAAATTTACAACTCATAATTAGTGCCCTAAAGGGGCATAGTTGTAATGATTCTAATTTTACCAGCAGTATCGTATGGAATAAACGATACTTACTTTTTAATCTTTGATTGTCTTTGGGAGGCCTATGCTTTTAAATACAGAACAACTCCGACAAAAAGCTCATGAGCTTGCATTGACCCATAACCCTTATGTGAGACGCTTACCATCAAAGCGCCTGTGGCGGGAGTTTTATGCCGACATCGAAAAATTACGCACGTTTATTACCACTCTGCAGGAAGGTGATGCAAGTTGTTTGCAGCCCGCAGAAGAATGGCTTTTGGATCATGCTGAATTCATTGAAGAACAGGTGATGGTTGTCCGTCATCAGCTTCCTGGTGCCTTTTTGCGAAATCTGCCCGATTTACGCAAGACAGACAAAGCAAGGATACTGTCTATTTGTGCTGATTATATTGAACATGTGGACGGGAACCTGGATGAGGATTCGTTCATCTCCTATGTGAATTTTTACCAGGAAGTATCCGTTTTGACCATAGCAGAAGTGTGGGCGGTTCCGCTTATTTTGCGTATCGCTTTAATCCAGCGCCTGGCCGCACTCATGGAACTGGTTCGCGAACGGCGAGAGGTGTGTATCGTAGTCGATGGGCTGCTGGCACGCCTGCAGTCGGCGAAGTTAAACCCTGAGGTACTAAAGGATGCCCTTGAAGAAGCTGGTCAGGATATGCTGCTCTCCGGCTGCCAGATCGCCTACTTGGTCAGGCGTCTGCGCGAGTGGGCGGACGATTCGACAACCGTGAGGGAATGGCTAATGTGTAAATTAGAAAATGGACCCGACAGCCTTGACCGAATTGTCTCTTATGAGTATCAGCTTCAGGCAGCCCATCAGGTATCAACAGGAAACCTTATGGGAAGTCTGCGTAAAATATCACGCTTGGACTGGCAAGAGCGGTTTGAACAGATTTCTATGGTTGAGCGTACGCTGCGTGGAGAAAGCACAAATACATATCAGTTTCTTGATTTCTCAAGCCGCGACGTGCTGCGTAAGCGGGTTGAGAAGTTGGCCTCCCGCCTGCATTTGCCGGAAAATCTAGTGGCGCAGCAGGCTGTCGGGCTTGCTGGGAAGGAATATGAGCAGGCGTGTACAGAGCGTGCAAAAGTAGTTGAAGCAGTACGCGGTCCGGTTATGCTGGAAGAACTGCCTCGCAAGGTATTTGCCGCATACTATCTGCTTGAAGCCGATGGCATCAAGGAACTGCGGCAGGCGCTAAAGATCTGCGGCGCTCCTGCGTATTTACCCGAATTGGAAATGCTGCGCCGCTCTACTGGTACATATTTTACCGCCCTGACAGGATTATTCACGGTTTTCCTTCTTGGAATTGCCTGGTGGGTATCCAGGGGCACAAGCTTTACCGTCGGTCAGTGGGTGATCGTTATACTGGCGCTGTCCTTGCCCGTGAGCGAGTGGACCATTACGGCTGCACACTGGCTTATAGAATGCGTCAGGCAGCCACGACCGCTGCTCCGATACGATTTCTCCCGGGGTGTTCCACCGGAAGCAACCACAATGGTGGTTATACCCGTTATTTGGTCAACGGTCAAAGAAGTGGAGGAATTGGCGGATCGGCTGGAACTGCACTACCTGGCAAACCGCTATTCGAATATTCATTTTGCTCTCCTGGGGGATTTTACCGATGCAGGAGAGGAAGAACTGCCGGAAGATGCTGCTATTCATGCTGCAGCCCGGGCAAGCATTGAGGCATTAAACCGCACATACTCCGATTCAGGCGAGAGCATTTTTCACCTCTTTCAGCGCCGCAGGATGTGGAACCCGTCCGAGGGAGTATGGATGGGGTGGGAACGCAAGCGGGGTAAATTGGTGGAATTTGTCGAGCTGCTTAAAGGCAAGACAGATACGACCTATGATTTTGTAGTTGGAGACACAGACATCTTGCCCCGTATCCGTTACATCATCACCCTTGATGCGGATACAGAGCTGCCCCTGGAAAGCGTGCAGCGGATCATCGGCACCATGCATCTTCCCTATAACCGGCCACGGCTAAACCTCACCCGGACAAGAGTTGTCGAAGGATACGGCGTACTGCAGCCGCGTATCGGCATTAGCCACGACGCGGCCTTGCGCTCGCGCTTCGCTTATCTGTGGTCGGTGAATCCGGGAATTGATCCCTATGTCTTTGCTGCCTCCGATCCGTACCAGGATGGGCTGGGGCAGGGAATATTTACGGGGAAGGGTATATTCGATGTTGATGCATTTGCTCAGGTGTTATGCGAGCGCATCCCGGAAAACCGGGTGCTTAGTCACGATTTGTTAGAAGGTGGATTTTTACGCGCCGGCCTACTGTCGGATATCGAATTAATTGATGAGCATCCAGCTGTGTTCAGTGCCTATCAAAAGAGAATGCACCGCTGGGTGCGCGGGGACTGGCAGCTCATTCCATGGCTGCTGCACAGTGTGCCTGACCGTCGGGGAACCTTTCTGCCGGTTGATTTATCCTCTCTCACCCGTTGGCAGATCATTGACAATTTACGGCGCAGTATACTGCCTCCTGTGTACCTGGCAGTACTGCTCCTTGGGATGAACGTACTGCCAGGTGCTTCCGGCCGCTGGATTGTCTTTATGGTCGCTACCTTGCTGCTGCCGTTACTTCGCCAGCTGGTGGCGGTGAGGTGGATTATTGGTCATCCACGGAGTTTTTTTGGTACAGCCGCTCAAGTTTTGGTAAACATAATGACGATGCCGTTTCAAAGTGTGCTTCTGTTGGACGCAATCGCCAGAACTCTGTACCGTTTAGTTGTGACAAAACGTCATTTACTGGAATGGGTGAGTGCGGCGGAGGTTGAACGCAGGCAGCAGGGCGGGCGCTATCCAGTGTTGCTGGGAATGTACGGAGGGTATGGAGTAGTGTTTCTTTTTGTGCTGGCAGCAGTGAATAGTACCGTTCCGGCTCTGGGGTGGACAGGCCTGGCATTTTGCACTTTATGGGCCATTGCTCCTTTGGCGGTCCGCTGGTTGAATCGCCCTGTACAGCAGTCTGAGACCCCGCTTACCGCAACTGAGCAGGAAGAGCTGCAAAAACTGTCAGGACAGATTTGGACGTTCTTCGAAGATTACGTTACGGAAAAAGAGAATTGGCTGCCTCCTGATAATGTTCAATTGGAGCCGCCTAACGGAATCGCTCACCGCACTTCGCCGACTAACATCGGACTTTACCTTACCTGCACACTGACTGCGCGGGATTTTGGGTTTATCGATACACCCGGTTTGATCGAGCGCTTGGAGCGTACGCTTGGCACAGTGGAGCACCTGGATAAATGGAAAGGTCATCTTTATAACTGGTACGATACTGTCACGTTGGAGCCGCTGCCGCCGCTGTACGTGTCAACGGTGGATTCCGGCAATCTCGTTGTCGGTTTGGTAGCCGTCAAAGAAGGGGTAGCGGAGTGGCTCAAGTCCGATCTGGAAGGGGATGGCTGGTCAGGTGAAGTCCACGGTAAGACGACAGAAGCATTAGATGTTGCTTTCGCTGAAGAGTTAGCTCCTGTACGAAAAGGGGAAGCTAAAGACCAATACGGAACATCATCCCAGAGCGTCCGGGAGGAATGGCTTTTTCGCGGGAAAAAACTGCTTGCCCGCCTGGAAGTGCTGATCAA
Proteins encoded in this window:
- a CDS encoding radical SAM protein; amino-acid sequence: MKVLRKRIGQDHSEKYLMELEDGNTIETLYMFDEKRQLTFHNTVCVSSQVGCGMGCRFCATGKQGFTRNLSMKEIVGQVDVCNSTRENARTVPIDAVVFAGMGEPLLNYEQVKAAILVMRSRLGISHFELATVGIVPKIYELIKDFQGTDISIRLNISLHASSDDQRRLIIPMTERYSMYKIIQAATDYAIAFGVKVRIRYMLFRDFNGKAEDIRRLTDLLEGKPMKLIISQYNENNIQGLIPSGRLEVLEFYNTISTAIDSEIFHNFGSDIQGGCGQLKQTMVV